From Hippea alviniae EP5-r, the proteins below share one genomic window:
- a CDS encoding (Fe-S)-binding protein, producing MDKRLYEAWESCVKCGICRSVCPVFKEEKTEPFVARGHITLLSELIKGNIDFSEETAKDYLYKCLLCTTCVESCPNNSETDTIVEIARHEVIRRHGLPTYKKVMSKVLKSRELMDFAFKSASVFSPVFSKSQSKPRDGIKLRTSLAGIEKDRLLPPISKQTFLDKYKDDRKRAKIALFPGCLINYTYTSIGDSLVEILKKLRIDFTVPKKQLCCGAPIYFAGNFEDARYLAKKNIDLFLNLDVEYILVLEPTCASMIKNDYPKLFMYFEDKKWEDRARELSRKILDPVKFLHDKTDALNSLKRLNIKTTYHDPCHLKRAQKIKDEPRAFLKKATDFVEMKKADRCCGNGGTFSIDYRDVSLKIAKRKVKNIEETHAQYLVTGCSACIMQLADILNQEKKDIKVRHTLEIINMAMGGKSEG from the coding sequence ATGGATAAAAGACTCTATGAAGCATGGGAATCCTGCGTCAAGTGCGGTATATGTCGAAGTGTCTGTCCTGTTTTTAAAGAAGAAAAGACAGAGCCTTTTGTCGCACGAGGTCACATAACACTTCTAAGCGAACTTATCAAAGGAAATATAGATTTTTCCGAAGAAACAGCAAAAGATTATCTGTATAAGTGTCTTTTATGTACAACATGTGTTGAATCATGTCCGAATAATTCAGAGACAGACACAATCGTTGAGATAGCAAGACATGAAGTTATAAGAAGACACGGACTTCCTACATACAAAAAGGTCATGTCGAAGGTTTTAAAAAGCAGAGAGCTTATGGATTTTGCCTTTAAAAGCGCATCTGTCTTCTCGCCTGTATTCTCAAAATCTCAAAGCAAACCGAGAGACGGCATAAAATTAAGAACATCCCTTGCAGGTATAGAAAAAGACAGACTCCTACCGCCAATATCAAAACAGACATTTTTAGATAAATACAAAGACGATAGAAAAAGGGCTAAGATTGCTTTGTTTCCAGGCTGTCTAATAAATTACACATACACGAGCATAGGCGATTCGTTGGTTGAGATTTTGAAAAAACTAAGGATAGACTTTACCGTCCCGAAAAAGCAGCTCTGCTGTGGTGCTCCGATTTATTTTGCTGGAAACTTTGAAGATGCAAGATATTTAGCTAAAAAAAATATAGATTTATTCTTAAATCTTGACGTTGAATATATACTGGTTTTGGAGCCAACATGTGCAAGCATGATAAAAAACGACTATCCCAAGCTGTTTATGTATTTTGAAGACAAAAAATGGGAAGACAGAGCAAGAGAGTTAAGCAGAAAAATTCTCGACCCTGTAAAGTTTTTACATGATAAAACCGATGCATTAAATAGTTTAAAGAGACTAAACATAAAAACGACATACCACGACCCATGCCACCTAAAAAGGGCTCAAAAAATAAAAGATGAGCCAAGAGCATTTTTAAAAAAGGCGACTGATTTTGTTGAGATGAAGAAAGCAGACAGATGCTGTGGTAATGGTGGTACATTCAGTATAGATTACCGCGATGTATCCTTAAAAATAGCAAAGAGAAAGGTAAAAAATATTGAAGAGACGCATGCTCAATATCTCGTTACAGGCTGCAGCGCCTGTATCATGCAGCTTGCAGACATTCTGAATCAAGAGAAGAAGGATATAAAAGTCAGGCATACACTTGAGATAATAAATATGGCTATGGGAGGCAAAAGTGAAGGTTAA